The following coding sequences lie in one Ictalurus punctatus breed USDA103 chromosome 16, Coco_2.0, whole genome shotgun sequence genomic window:
- the eva1c gene encoding protein eva-1 homolog C, translating into MNMISAESVSGCGSHRATGGWSFHILYSVLLLWSDEMHGLSDFSNYLFRIIISHSAHACDGELLLLSCPRHSTISVQSAFYRPHTPLTYCNAPTALQKMLSECQGRRNCQVLVNYRLFGSDPCPGTTKHLHVSYSCKPTENKNRTRCEGDQMLLHCKYPKLLNIYSAVYGRELGEKAACLTEEEQPPPFECLYHGALDTVKNLCYGKQRCLIIINDQQFRNPCTPETKKYLTVVYSCVPQSLLKEADPNFFQTTTIPQETTKARKLPDVRESRLPGKKGILVSNSLMAYGYIKEHPDKAGLLFVSSVCLGLILVLLAISLRITCTRHLKGLSCLNKKTVTVEPKDKDDEEEDSDEESEPLVDSSMMSEVCRKVYCWEEAIYTTEAAELIERLERREMIIQEIGMNAYHNGTSCTLH; encoded by the exons ATGAACATGATCTCTGCGGAGTCTGTGAGCGGCTGCGGGTCCCACAGAGCCACCGGCGGCTGGAGCTTTCACATTCTCTACAGTGTCCTCCTCCTGTGGAGCGACGAAATGCACGGACTCTCCGACTTCTCCA ATTATTTATTCAGGATCATCATCAGTCACTCAGCACATGCCTGTGATGGTGAGCTTCTGCTGCTTTCTTGCCCACGCCACTCCACCATCTCTGTGCAGTCTGCCTTTTACAGGCCTCACACACCTCTCACATACTGCAATGCACCTACAGCACTGCAG AAGATGTTATCAGAATGCCAAGGCCGGAGAAACTGTCAAGTCTTGGTTAATTACCGTCTGTTTGGCAGTGACCCCTGTCCTGGAACCACCAAACACCTTCATGTATCATACAGCTGCAAACCTA cggaaaataaaaacagaaccaGATGTGAGGGAGATCAAATGCTTCTTCACTGTAAGTACCCAAAGTTGCTCAACATCTATTCGGCCGTGTATGGGCGGGAACTGGGAGAGAAAGCAGCTTGTCTTACAGAGGAAGAGCAACCACCTCCCTTTG AGTGCTTGTATCATGGCGCCCTAGACACAGTAAAAAACTTGTGCTATGGAAAGCAGCGGTGTCTTATCATAATTAATGATCAGCAATTCAGAAATCCCTGCACACCTGAAACAAAGAAGTACCTCACTGTTGTCTACTCATGCG TTCCACAGAGTTTACTCAAAGAGGCTGACCCCAACTTTTTCCAAACTACCACAATTCCCCAGGAGACCACCAAAGCTA GGAAGCTTCCAGATGTCAGAGAGTCCAGATTGCCAGGTAAAAAAGGCATCCTGGTGAGCAACTCTCTTATGGCATATGGATACATTAAAG AACATCCTGATAAAGCTGGACTGCTCTTTGTCTCGAGTGTGTGTCTGGGACTGATCCTTGTCTTGCTGGCCATCTCTCTGAGGATAACCTGCACCAGGCATCTTAAAGGATTGAGCTGTCTAAACAAGAAGACAGTCACTGTGGAACCAAAAGAcaaagatgatgaagaagaagacagTGATGAAGAGTCAGAGCCATTGGTGGACAGCTCAATGATGTCAGAGGTGTGCAGGAAAGTGTATTGTTGGGAAGAGGCAATATACACGACTGAGGCAGCTGAACTGATAGAGAGGCTGGAACGACGAGAGATGATCATCCAGGAGATCGGGATGAATGCATACCACAATGGCACTTCCTGTACTCTGCACTGA